From Labeo rohita strain BAU-BD-2019 chromosome 18, IGBB_LRoh.1.0, whole genome shotgun sequence, the proteins below share one genomic window:
- the ch25hl1.1 gene encoding cholesterol 25-hydroxylase-like protein 1, member 1 has translation MWNITEVALQLPTSTASNRLLQPLWDYLLFRHYIVVSSPFFPLLLAFSSYFIFSLPFAILDVLGERSPLFKYKIQKSRRPTIRMMLRTLGTAVYNHLVFVLPAVLITNVVMPSPPLPAVAPMVWELISGALGVLLIFDTQYFFWHLVHHKNPHLYRWVHAVHHDYISPFSWSTQHLSAVELMTVGFWSNINPILLKCHPLTIWTLSVFSIWMSVEDHIGYDLPYSPGHLVPFGLLGGAMAHDIHHQKPSSNFAPFFSHWDRLFGTAVTVKPTKKIDKEK, from the coding sequence ATGTGGAACATCACTGAAGTTGCTCTCCAGCTCCCGACGTCCACGGCTTCAAACCGTCTCCTTCAGCCCCTGTGGGACTACTTGTTGTTCAGGCACTACATTGTGGTCTCGTCTCCATTCTTCCCATTGCTGCTCGCCTTCTCCAGCTACTTCATCTTCAGTCTCCCCTTCGCCATCCTGGATGTCTTAGGAGAAAGATCTCCTCTCTTCAAATACAAGATCCAGAAGTCGCGCCGTCCCACCATCAGGATGATGCTGAGGACTCTGGGAACGGCGGTGTACAATCATCTAGTGTTCGTGCTTCCGGCTGTGTTAATCACCAATGTGGTGATGCCTTCACCTCCACTTCCGGCAGTTGCTCCGATGGTGTGGGAACTGATCTCTGGCGCATTGGGTGTTTTGCTCATCTTCGACACCCAGTACTTCTTCTGGCACCTGGTGCACCACAAAAACCCTCACTTGTACAGATGGGTCCACGCCGTCCATCACGATTACATCTCGCCGTTCTCCTGGTCCACCCAGCACCTCAGCGCGGTGGAGCTGATGACAGTGGGCTTCTGGAGCAACATCAATCCCATCCTGCTCAAGTGCCATCCTCTGACCATATGGACTCTCAGTGTTTTCAGCATTTGGATGTCTGTGGAAGACCACATCGGTTATGACCTGCCTTATTCGCCTGGCCACCTGGTACCTTTTGGGCTTCTTGGAGGAGCGATGGCCCATGACATACATCACCAGAAACCCAGCAGCAACTTTGCACCTTTCTTTAGTCACTGGGACAGACTTTTCGGCACTGCCGTAACAGTGAAACCAACTAAGAAAATTGATAAAGAAAAGTAG